One Nicotiana sylvestris chromosome 12, ASM39365v2, whole genome shotgun sequence genomic window carries:
- the LOC104235475 gene encoding protein DEFECTIVE IN EXINE FORMATION 1-like isoform X2, whose product MVRCSFSDLHRVSGYLMSDKLEIPRLRVKKDWHVGLNLDPVDRSHPDVHDDQLIQEAVKDSIARHNASTHGGNHSKSTASEVNTETHSIQKEANHDASSNASISLPSEVSPNTSNSSNLEDQKGKNDSLADAEVKITNLSNITLSSDNEKLSNLENGTSKGRRLLEDDVLRRSEESGSRSEDVRAATVENEEGLEADADSSFELFRDNEELPDDYDYDYDDYLDDDEEEWRGEDFDEAEHEKLENYVHIDAHVLCTPVIADIDSDGVSEMIVAVSYFFDHEYYNNQEHLKELGDIDIEKYVAGGIVVFNLETKQVKWTAQLDLSTDNGNFRGYIYSSPTVIDLDGDGKLDILVGTSYGLFYVLDHNGKVRDKFPLEMAEIQGAVVAADINDDGKIELVTTDSHGNVAAWTAQGTEIWEKHLKSLVPQGPTIGDVDGDGHTDVVFPTLSGNIYVLSGKDGSFVRPYPYRTHGRVMNRVVLVDLSKRGEKKKGLTIVTTSFDGYLYLIDGPTSCADVVDIGETSYSMVLADNVDGGDDLDLIVTTMNGNVFCFSTPAPHHPLKAWRSPNQGRNNAAYRNDREGIYATPSSRAFRDEEGKSFWVEIEIVDKYRYPYGSQAPYNVTVSLLVPGNYQGERTVKQNKIFNRPGKHRIMLPTVSVRTAGTVLLEMVDKNGLYFSDDFSLTFHMYYYKLLKWLLVLPMLGMFGVLVILRPQEAMPLPSFSRN is encoded by the exons ATGGTGAGGTGCTCTTTTTCAG ATTTACATAGGGTCTCAGGATACTTGATGTCGGATAAATTGGAGATTCCTCGGCTGAGAGTTAAAAAAGATTGGCATGTGGGTTTGAATCTGGACCCAGTAGACCGTTCTCATCCAGACGTCCATGATGACCAACTCATACAGGAGGCTGTCAAGGACTCTATTGCCC GTCACAATGCATCTACTCATGGAGGCAATCATTCAAAGTCTACTGCATCAGAAGTTAACACGGAAACCCATTCTATTCAAAAAGAAGCCAACCATGATGCATCATCTAATGCTTCAATATCTTTGCCATCAGAAGTTTCACCTAACACATCAAATTCATCTAATTTAGAGGACCAAAAGGGGAAGAATGATAGTCTAGCTGATGCAGAAGTTAAAATCACTAACTTGAGCAATATTACTCTGAGTTCTGATAATGAGAAACTTAGCAATTTGGAGAATGGAACAAGTAAGGGGAGAAGGCTTCTTGAAGATGATGTCTTGAGAAGATCAGAGGAAAGTGGTTCCAGATCCGAAGATGTTAGAGCTGCAACTgtggaaaatgaagaaggtcTGGAAGCGGATGCTGATTCATCTTTTGAGTTATTCCGAGATAATGAGGAGCTGCCTGATGATTATGATTATGACTATGATGATTAccttgatgatgatgaagaagaatggaGAGGTGAAGATTTTGATGAAGCAGAACACGAAAAATTGGAGAATTATGTTCATATTGATGCTCATGTTTTATGTACTCCT GTCATTGCTGACATTGACAGTGACGGGGTGTCAGAGATGATTGTTGCAGTATCCTACTTCTTTGACCATGA GTACTACAACAATCAGGAGCATTTGAAGGAACTTGGAGACATTGACATAGAAAAATATGTCGCTGGTGGTATTGTTGTTTTTAATCTAGAAACCAAGCAAGTTAAATGGACTGCACAGCTGGACCTAAGTACTGACAATGGGAACTTCCGTGGCTATATATACTCTTCTCCTACCGTGATTGATTTGGATGGTGATGGAAAATTGGACATTCTAGTTGGGACCTCTTATGGCTTGTTTTATGTGTTGGATCACAACG GCAAAGTGAGGGATAAGTTTCCTCTCGAAATGGCTGAAATCCAAGGAGCAGTAGTTGCAGCTGATATCAATGATGATGGCAAGATTGAACTAGTTACCACAGATTCACATGGAAATGTTGCTGCTTGGACTGCACAGGGCACAGAAATTTGGGAAAAGCATCTCAAGAGCCTAGTTCCTCAGGGTCCTACCATTGGTGATGTGGATGGAGATGGCCATACAGATGTTGTTTTCCCAACACTTTCAGGGAATATATATGTTCTGAGTGGCAAGGATGGTTCATTTGTACGTCCATATCCTTATAGGACTCATGGTAGAGTGATGAATCGAGTTGTTCTTGTTGATTTGAGCAAACGTGGGGAGAAGAAAAAAGGGCTTACCATTGTCACGACGTCATTTGATGGTTATTTGTATCTCATAGACGGACCAACATCATGTGCTGATGTTGTAGATATTGGTGAAACTTC ATACAGCATGGTCTTGGCTGACAACGTTGATGGCGGAGATGACCTTGATCTTATTGTAACAACCATGAATGGTAATGTCTTCTGTTTCTCCACGCCTGCTCCACATCATCCCCTCAAA GCTTGGAGATCTCCTAACCAAGGGAGAAACAATGCTGCTTACCGTAATGATCGTGAGGGGATCTATGCAACTCCATCTTCAAGAGCTTTCCGTGATGAAGAAGGCAAGAGCTTCTGGGTTGAAATAGAAATTGTTGATAAATACAGATACCCATATGGGTCCCAAGCTCCTTATAATGTCACG GTGAGCTTGTTAGTTCCTGGTAATTACCAAGGGGAACGAACTGTCAAGCAAAATAAGATATTCAACCGTCCTGGAAAACATCGTATTATGCTCCCAACTGTTAGTGTGAGGACTGCTGGGACTGTATTGTTGGAGATGGTTGACAAGAATGGGCTATATTTCTCTGATGATTTCTCTCTAACGTTCCATATGTATTATTATAAGTTATTGAAATGGCTTCTCGTACTCCCTATGCTGGGGATGTTTGGTGTCCTTGTAATCCTTCGTCCGCAGGAGGCCATGCCACTACCATCATTTTCACGGAACTGA
- the LOC104235475 gene encoding protein DEFECTIVE IN EXINE FORMATION 1-like isoform X1, protein MISMKTRVFVLCFLLLSSNFRFLQSEDTKKNKFREREATDDSLAYPNLDEDELLNTQCPQHLELRWQTEVSSSVYASPLIADINSDGKLEVVVPSFVHYLEVLEGSDGDKVPGWPAFHQSTVHSTPFLYDIDKDGVREIGLATYNGEVLFFRVSGYLMSDKLEIPRLRVKKDWHVGLNLDPVDRSHPDVHDDQLIQEAVKDSIARHNASTHGGNHSKSTASEVNTETHSIQKEANHDASSNASISLPSEVSPNTSNSSNLEDQKGKNDSLADAEVKITNLSNITLSSDNEKLSNLENGTSKGRRLLEDDVLRRSEESGSRSEDVRAATVENEEGLEADADSSFELFRDNEELPDDYDYDYDDYLDDDEEEWRGEDFDEAEHEKLENYVHIDAHVLCTPVIADIDSDGVSEMIVAVSYFFDHEYYNNQEHLKELGDIDIEKYVAGGIVVFNLETKQVKWTAQLDLSTDNGNFRGYIYSSPTVIDLDGDGKLDILVGTSYGLFYVLDHNGKVRDKFPLEMAEIQGAVVAADINDDGKIELVTTDSHGNVAAWTAQGTEIWEKHLKSLVPQGPTIGDVDGDGHTDVVFPTLSGNIYVLSGKDGSFVRPYPYRTHGRVMNRVVLVDLSKRGEKKKGLTIVTTSFDGYLYLIDGPTSCADVVDIGETSYSMVLADNVDGGDDLDLIVTTMNGNVFCFSTPAPHHPLKAWRSPNQGRNNAAYRNDREGIYATPSSRAFRDEEGKSFWVEIEIVDKYRYPYGSQAPYNVTVSLLVPGNYQGERTVKQNKIFNRPGKHRIMLPTVSVRTAGTVLLEMVDKNGLYFSDDFSLTFHMYYYKLLKWLLVLPMLGMFGVLVILRPQEAMPLPSFSRN, encoded by the exons TGATGGAAAGCTTGAGGTGGTAGTTCCCTCTTTTGTTCATTACTTGGAAGTTCTGGAAGGTTCTGATGGAGATAAAGTTCCAG GATGGCCAGCTTTCCATCAATCAACTGTTCATTCCACTCCTTTTCTGTACGACATTGACAAGGATGGGGTGAGGGAGATAGGTTTGGCCACTTATAATGGTGAGGTGCTCTTTTTCAG GGTCTCAGGATACTTGATGTCGGATAAATTGGAGATTCCTCGGCTGAGAGTTAAAAAAGATTGGCATGTGGGTTTGAATCTGGACCCAGTAGACCGTTCTCATCCAGACGTCCATGATGACCAACTCATACAGGAGGCTGTCAAGGACTCTATTGCCC GTCACAATGCATCTACTCATGGAGGCAATCATTCAAAGTCTACTGCATCAGAAGTTAACACGGAAACCCATTCTATTCAAAAAGAAGCCAACCATGATGCATCATCTAATGCTTCAATATCTTTGCCATCAGAAGTTTCACCTAACACATCAAATTCATCTAATTTAGAGGACCAAAAGGGGAAGAATGATAGTCTAGCTGATGCAGAAGTTAAAATCACTAACTTGAGCAATATTACTCTGAGTTCTGATAATGAGAAACTTAGCAATTTGGAGAATGGAACAAGTAAGGGGAGAAGGCTTCTTGAAGATGATGTCTTGAGAAGATCAGAGGAAAGTGGTTCCAGATCCGAAGATGTTAGAGCTGCAACTgtggaaaatgaagaaggtcTGGAAGCGGATGCTGATTCATCTTTTGAGTTATTCCGAGATAATGAGGAGCTGCCTGATGATTATGATTATGACTATGATGATTAccttgatgatgatgaagaagaatggaGAGGTGAAGATTTTGATGAAGCAGAACACGAAAAATTGGAGAATTATGTTCATATTGATGCTCATGTTTTATGTACTCCT GTCATTGCTGACATTGACAGTGACGGGGTGTCAGAGATGATTGTTGCAGTATCCTACTTCTTTGACCATGA GTACTACAACAATCAGGAGCATTTGAAGGAACTTGGAGACATTGACATAGAAAAATATGTCGCTGGTGGTATTGTTGTTTTTAATCTAGAAACCAAGCAAGTTAAATGGACTGCACAGCTGGACCTAAGTACTGACAATGGGAACTTCCGTGGCTATATATACTCTTCTCCTACCGTGATTGATTTGGATGGTGATGGAAAATTGGACATTCTAGTTGGGACCTCTTATGGCTTGTTTTATGTGTTGGATCACAACG GCAAAGTGAGGGATAAGTTTCCTCTCGAAATGGCTGAAATCCAAGGAGCAGTAGTTGCAGCTGATATCAATGATGATGGCAAGATTGAACTAGTTACCACAGATTCACATGGAAATGTTGCTGCTTGGACTGCACAGGGCACAGAAATTTGGGAAAAGCATCTCAAGAGCCTAGTTCCTCAGGGTCCTACCATTGGTGATGTGGATGGAGATGGCCATACAGATGTTGTTTTCCCAACACTTTCAGGGAATATATATGTTCTGAGTGGCAAGGATGGTTCATTTGTACGTCCATATCCTTATAGGACTCATGGTAGAGTGATGAATCGAGTTGTTCTTGTTGATTTGAGCAAACGTGGGGAGAAGAAAAAAGGGCTTACCATTGTCACGACGTCATTTGATGGTTATTTGTATCTCATAGACGGACCAACATCATGTGCTGATGTTGTAGATATTGGTGAAACTTC ATACAGCATGGTCTTGGCTGACAACGTTGATGGCGGAGATGACCTTGATCTTATTGTAACAACCATGAATGGTAATGTCTTCTGTTTCTCCACGCCTGCTCCACATCATCCCCTCAAA GCTTGGAGATCTCCTAACCAAGGGAGAAACAATGCTGCTTACCGTAATGATCGTGAGGGGATCTATGCAACTCCATCTTCAAGAGCTTTCCGTGATGAAGAAGGCAAGAGCTTCTGGGTTGAAATAGAAATTGTTGATAAATACAGATACCCATATGGGTCCCAAGCTCCTTATAATGTCACG GTGAGCTTGTTAGTTCCTGGTAATTACCAAGGGGAACGAACTGTCAAGCAAAATAAGATATTCAACCGTCCTGGAAAACATCGTATTATGCTCCCAACTGTTAGTGTGAGGACTGCTGGGACTGTATTGTTGGAGATGGTTGACAAGAATGGGCTATATTTCTCTGATGATTTCTCTCTAACGTTCCATATGTATTATTATAAGTTATTGAAATGGCTTCTCGTACTCCCTATGCTGGGGATGTTTGGTGTCCTTGTAATCCTTCGTCCGCAGGAGGCCATGCCACTACCATCATTTTCACGGAACTGA